A window of Macrotis lagotis isolate mMagLag1 chromosome X, bilby.v1.9.chrom.fasta, whole genome shotgun sequence contains these coding sequences:
- the LOC141498621 gene encoding olfactory receptor 5AP2-like, with product MEDGNVTTVSEFVLWGISEDPKLQKLLFGLFLLMYTVTLVGNLGLIFLIRIYPKIHTPMYFFLSHLSFLDSCYSSVTAPRMLGDLLSEKKIISWFGCMTQLGLFIVLATAELYLLASMAYDRYVAICNPLLYPVLMSPRACASFVAVCYTAGIINSLTVTNTISQLSFCRANMVKSFFCDIRPLLALSCSDTQVCNILVFAFGAFIQMSSLLVIVVSYTFIITAIMRIRLAEGKRKAFSTCASHMITVSLFYGTLIFIYLRPTSNSAPNQDQVVSIFYTMVIPMLNPIIYSLRNQEVKQALKKILHKGSVLQA from the coding sequence ATGGAAGATGGCAACGTAACCACAGTGAGTGAGTTTGTACTTTGGGGGATTTCAGAAGACCCCAAGCTTCAGAAACTCCTGTTTGGTCTCTTCTTGCTCATGTACACTGTGACCTTGGTTGGCAATCTGGGCCTCATCTTTCTCATCAGGATCTACCCCAAGATCCACACTCCCATGTACTTTTTTCTTAGCCACCTTTCCTTCCTCGATTCTTGCTACTCTTCAGTCACAGCCCCCAGAATGCTGGGGGATTTGCtgtcagagaagaaaattatttcttggtTTGGATGTATGACCCAGTTGGGCTTGTTCATTGTCTTGGCCACAGCTGAACTTTACCTCTTGGCCTCCATGGCTTATGACCGTTACGTTGCCATCTGCAACCCACTGCTTTACCCTGTACTCATGTCCCCTAGGGCTTGTGCTTCCTTTGTGGCTGTTTGCTATACTGCTGGGATCATCAATTCTCTGACAGTAACCAACACCATCTCGCAGCTCTCCTTCTGCAGGGCCAACATGGTCAAGAGCTTCTTCTGTGACATCCGTCCACTGCTGGCTCTGTCCTGCTCTGACACCCAGGTCTGTAATATCTTGGTCTTTGCCTTTGGGGCCTTTATCCAGATGAGCTCCCTACTTGTGATTGTGGTCTCCTACACATTCATCATCACTGCCATTATGAGAATCCGTTTAGCTGAGGGCAAACGCAAAGCTTTTTCCACTTGTGCCTCCCATATGATTACTGTTAGCCTCTTCTACGGAAcacttatattcatatatttacgGCCCACTTCCAATTCTGCCCCAAATCAGGACCAAGTAGTCTCCATCTTTTACACAATGGTCATACCCATGTTGAACCCTA